GCCGCTCTCCCCGAGACCCTGATGGAGTCCGAGCTCTTCGGCCACGAAAAAGGATCCTTCACCGGTGCTCACGCCACCCATCCCGGACAGATTGAGTTAGCCGACGGCGGGACATTATTCCTCGACGAGATCGGCTCACTCAGCCTGCCGCTCCAGAGCAAGCTGCTCCGCGTGCTTCAGGAGAGGGTCGTCCAGCGAATCGGCGGCAAAAGTCCGCGGAAGATAGACTTCAGACTGATCGCCGCGACCAACGACGACCTCGACCAGATGGTGAAAAGGGGTCAGTTCCGCGAAGACCTCTACTACCGGATCTGCGTCATCCCTGTCTTCCTTCCGCCCTTGAGGGAGCGCACAGGAGATGTGCCTCTCCTGCTGGACCACTATCTCAGGATGTATTGCACCGCAGGGGATCTGCCGCAGAAGCGCTTTTCGCCCGAGGCCTTGCAGGTGCTCGAGACCAGCACCTGGCCGGGGAACGTAAGAGAACTGGAAAATCTGGCCCAGCGTCTGGCCCTCATGGTCGATGGCGATCTGATTGAAGTTCAGCATCTCCCCGACAAAGTGCTGTACGAGAATAAGGCCAAGCAGGATGAGATCCTGGTCCCTGCCGACGGCCTCGATCTCGACGATGAGTTAGCCCGTATCGAAGTCGCCTATCTGACGGCGGCCCTGCGCAGGGCTGGCACTAAGAACGGAGCCGCCGCCCTGTTGCAGATCTCCAAGGAAAAGATGAAGTATCTCTGTCGCAAATATCAGCTCAGTCAGGAGGGTTAAAATTTAACCCTAGCCAGGTTAAATTTGCCCCCAGGCTCAGGCTATTGGAGACATAGAAGACAGCAGCAGAGCAGGAGACCCCACAAAATCACCCTGTTTTCGCATGGAACGAGCTCATTAGCGTTTGGCACGGGGATTGCAGCGATGTATGGCAACAGCAACTAGCTGATTCAGACATTCGGAGGAAACACATCATGGCTATCCAGAAGAAATCATTGATCAGCAACCTCGAATCAACCAAGAAGTCTGCCCCAGCCACCAAGAGCGCCAAGTCAGACGTTTCCGTATCGAACGCTCCAGTCGCCAGCCGCGTCATGCTGGCAAAGAAGGCCGCTGGCGGCGTCTCCCTGTCCAAGCAAGCTCACCTGTCCAAACAGATCTCGCTGTCCAAGCAAGCTCACCTGTCCAAGCAGATCTCGCTTTCCAAGCAAGCCCACCTGTCCAAAGTGGCTCTCTCCAAGAGAGCAGTGGACTTTTAGAAGCAGATATCTGCCAATTGGGCCTCTCCATCCAGATGTGATTGCACGCTTTGCGGTTCTTTAGGGCTGTGATGTTTCTTTGGAAGTTCGTTCTTGGTTCTCTTGCCGAAGTACGTAAAGGAGGAAGAGTTAAGGCTCTTCCTCCTTCTCGTTAAGCTCTCCCTCACCAGATCTTCCGATCAAAAAACTCCCGTACCTCTTTGCCCATGAGCCCCATCACGCTTCGACTTCGCACCGCAATCTTTGCAGTTCCAGTCATCCCATCGTGCAGAGTCCCATCGTTGGGTATCAACGCATCGGCCACGTAGTACTTCAGAATGTCTCCCTCTTTGCCCTTCTTGATTCCCTCGAGCGCAGGCGCCAAAACCTCCGGTGCCGGCTGCATATCCTCAACGCGAGTGTATGCCGGCGAGAATCGTCCATCCACCAGCAGATGAACCTTGGCTCCGTTCCGCACCCGTGGCACTGCATATTCCACGACGAACATGCGAACCCGCATCTGTTCGGTCTCGCCAATCTCTGCAATCGCCGCTCCCGCATCCAGGTAGGTGCCCGCAAGATCCCGCAGATGCGGCGTCATCACCGTACCCGCCACCGGCGCACTCGGAGCAAGTTGGGCAGTCTCCTCCTCTGCAATGGTTCGCTCTACTCCCGCGCGGGTATGCTCCTGGGACACAGCCCCGAGATCGGCTTGCGTAAGTTGAGCCTGCACCCGTTTCACCCCGGTAAGTGCAAAGTCCTCCTGCGACCTTGTACGCCCGGCATCTACCTGCGCATTTTGCATTCTGACCAATGGCTCGCCTGCCGCAACACTCTGTCCCTCAGCAACCAGAACCTCCGCAACCCGGCCAGGAACAATCGTTCTCACCACCTCACGCCGGCTTGGCTCCAGAACAAACCTGGCGCTCACCGTCTCATGCAAAACCGGCGCAAACAAAACAACAAGGAGAACAGCCGCAGCCACACTCAAGCGAGTAGCGGTGATCCACGATCGAACCCGGTCTTTTTTATCCAGATACACGGTTTGAGCGAACCTCAGAAAGATGCGAATACGCGAGCGGAAGATGACCATACCCAACGCCAGGGCAGGCAGAAACGCCCAGTCGGGACTGTACTTCAGAAAGACATTATGACTGAACCGTATCACCGTGTAGAGAAGACTGTAGCTATAAACACCAGAGAGAATGGCATACGCAAGATAGCCGAAACGCCTGCGCCTGGGCACATACTCTACCTCGACCGGAAGCCCGAAGATCCTCCCCCTGACCAAACCCGAGAGATACGCCGTCGACTTCTCCTTGATATCCGAGAAGCCAATCACCTCAGAAAAAGCGTAGTAGCCATCCAGCTTGATCAGCGGATTCATATTCACAACGATCACCGCGACACCAGTCAACAGCATGATCTTGTAAGCAAGGTCGTGCGCATCGCTTCCCGCAGGGGTACCCCACCACACGATCGTCGCAAAAGCACAGAAGATCATCTCCACCCATATCCCGGCGATGATCGTAACCAGACGTTGCCAGCGGTTTGCGTAAACCCAGGCCTCACTGACATCCACAAAAAATGCCGGAGTCAGAAAGATAAGATGAAAGCCCATCGCGTGGACCTCCGCTCCGTAGTGCTTGCAGGTCAGCCCATGCGCAGACTCATGAAAAAAGCCCAGTATCAAAAACAGAATCCAGAACTCCGCAAGATCGCCCGCGCTCTTCTCCGTGAACGTATAGAACTGAACCGTATCTCGACCAATCTGGCTCCAGTTAGCGATGAACAAAGTCATCATGAACCCAAACAGAAGCAGCGTGAGTGCCGTAAACCATCGCGAGTAAATCCATCGCGAATAAGGATAGATCCAATTGAAGTACCGGTCAGGATCCCACGCCGAAAACTGCATGTGTGAGATGTCGCCCCACTTCGATTTGCGATGCGTATGTTGATGCCGGCTGCTTTCAAGCTTCTGCTGCAGCGCAATATTCTTTTCCAGCGGCGTCTTGTACCAGAAGTCAGCGTCGTCCAGGCCGCCGGCAAACTCCTTCAGATCATCCGTGCTGTAGACCACGTTATAGAGCTCTGCATGGGCCTTAGTTACGTCTTCGTACGCGCGTGTTCCATCGAACAACTCCACAATTCGCCACTGCTCCAGGCTGAACCGAAAGATCTTGTCCGTGCCGCGGATGAGGGCAACAATAATCGGATTGCCATCCTCAATATTTTCGCGGAACACCAGCGCAGGGTTCAGCTTCGGATGCGCGGTCCGGCCTCTGCGTGCAGGCAGATCGGGCAGCGCCGCGTTGAATGCTTCGGCGAGATTCATCTCGCAATCCGTATTGAGGCGACCGTGCCAGGGATAAGTCCCGGCAGCCGGTTCTTCAACACCGCAGTCACCTCAATCGTGCCGCTGCCCGGGTCGACGACGGGACTTACATGTGTCACCGTCGCATCGGTCGCCTGCTGAAACTCGGGTGTTGCCGATACGGTCACCAAATCCCCACGCTTCAACAGAACTGCCTCTGCCCCGGGCAGAGTGAATCGCACCTCGAGCGGCGACGCGCCCATCACCCGAAAAAGCTTATCTCCGGTCGTTACGTATTGGCCAAGCCGCACATAGCGTTGCGCCACCACCCCTTTGAAAGGCGCTACGAATCTTGTCTTCTCCAACTCCAGATCGATGGACTGCAGGTTAGCCTTTGCGCTCAGCATCTCTCCGCGCTGCCGCTCCACTTCAAACTGGCTCGCGGCAACCTCGTAGCGGCTGTGGTCATACGCCTCCTGGGTTGTGATGCCTTCCTTATGCATCGCCTCCGCCCGGCGCATATCGGTCTCACGAACTTGCAGCTCAGACTGCCAGTTCTTCAGGTCTGCTTCAAGACTCTCGACCTTATACCTAGCCGTATTGCGATCCGCCTCCAACTGACGCGCGTCCAGACCGGCCAGCAACTGACCCTTCTGCACCACCGTGTCTACGTCCACAGGAAGCATCACGATCACCCCGGATCGAAGAGCCACAATATCCAGTTGCTGCTCCAGCGTAATCGGGCCGCTGACCACGAGCTCGTGCGGCGGCGGCACGTTCTTAGTCAGCTGAGACTTCGCCGTCTCCGTGCTGTGCGCTACCTGAACCGGCGCGGCGGGCAGCTGCGCCTTACTCGGAGCGCAACCAAGACTCACCAGCAAAGCCGCCGTCGCAATCATCACCGCAAAAAGATGCTTCATCCTGATCCTCACCAGCTAAACCAACTCCAAAGCTTGGACCACATCCAGAGAGCCGAATCACGAAACAGCACATAGCCCAACGGCCGCATTCCCACTCGAATCTTTCCAAGACCCTGCATCCCCGGCCTCAGATCACCCGCCGGATTGGGTACCGCTACTCTCGCAAAAAAGACATGGCTGTCGTCTTCAGCTTTGCCCGATGGACTGATCACACTAACCGTCCCGCTAAACGTCGCGGTCGGGAACGACTCCAGTTTGATATTGGTCGGCGCACCCGTCTTCAGAAGTTCGACATCCCGTTCCGGCACCGCAACATCTACCACCACGCTCGCTGTGCTCACCAACTCCACCAGGGGGTCTCCGCTCGAGAGTTTCTTTCCGACAAGATCTTCGACATGCGGGGTCGTGACCACACCCGCTATTTCCGCATGGACCGTTGTTCGCGAGAGCCTGTCGCTCAACCTGGTCACCTCCTCATGCAGATAGTCCGACTCGAGCTGATGTTGCCCCGCTACCGTCGCATCGTTGTCGATCAGAGCCCGAGTCATCTGTGCCATAGCCGTGTTGTACTTCGCCTGTGCCGCAGCCAGACTCGCCCGCTGCCCCCAATCCGTCATCTGAAGCAGCGGAGTTCCAGGCTGTACTGGATCTCCCTCATGCACGAAGACTCGCTGCACAACACTATCCTCTTCTGCGTGAACATATTGCGTCTGTGCTGGGCTCACCTGCGCTTGTCCGACAACCCGCATCGGAAACGGCACCAGGATCAACGCAAGCAGTACGGCAGCGCACGACGTCAAAATCAGTGCGCGTCGGCGCCTCTCAATCGCCATAAAGCGACGTCTTTTTTCAATCAAAGGCTCGAGTATGCCGATAAACGGAACTTCCTTGTAGAGCGAAGCATTCCGCAACGCCAAAGTCGCCTGGCTCGCCAGAATCTTGATGATCTCAAAGTGCAGCGTAGTCAGAAAATCGGGATCGGAGCTCTCAAACGAAAGAATTCCCAGCGTGCCTTCGTCATCTCCGAGAGGGATGGCGTAAAAACTGCGCGACCCGGTCGTCTCAAAATAACGGAGAAACTTCTCGCGCGTCTCGGGTCGCGGGTCACTGATCTCCTCCTCGTGTTGCGTAACATAAACCTCCGTCCCCAATCCCGCCACCCAGCGCAGCAGGCCGTTGAGCGTCTCCGCCTCCGGGCTAGACAGATCGAGCTTCGTCACGCCGGAGATAGCCTGCACGGTCACCCTGTTTCTCTGTTCCAGGGCAATCGCGGCGCGCTCATACGGAATCACAAGCTGCGGTTGATTCACGATGGCCTGCAGGACCCGCTGCAGATTCAGCGTGGAGGTGATCTCCTGACTCACGCTCACCAGCGTCTGAAGAATCTCAATCTTTCGTTCTGCCTGCAAAAGGGAGGAGTTGTGCAGCGCCTGCGCAGCCGACTCAGCCACCTGCGTCAAGGTAAAGAGGTCGTCATCACTAAAGACAAACTCCGGGTCATAGCTGACGACCTCGAGCACGCCAGTCAAACTCTCATCCTTCACCAAAGGCGCAGCCATCAACGAAGTGGCCGCAACGTCTGTCGGTCGCAGATTCCGCTGTTGCAGTGCATCGTCCTCAGCCTGCAGCAGCACCGCTTCGCCAGTTTCACCGGCATCTCCAACGATGCCCCCGCCGGCCACCTGGCGATCACCCACTCCTGCCGCAGAATCCTCCCCCGCCTGTTGGATCAGCATCAAGTCGTCCTGATCGACCATCCACAAATTCACCGCAGAAGCCCCCACCAGATCCTGCACCTTCGAGCAGATCACAGGAAGCAGCTCCTGCATCTCAAGCGTCGCGTTGAACACTTTTTCGATGTCGTAAAGCTGCGTAAGTCGAAGCACAGAAGAGAGGCCGGCGCTTCGCTCCGACTCATAAAGCGAAGCTGCGCCGAGGGCAACGGCTGCACAATCGGTCATCTCCACGATGGTTGAAAGCACATCCTCCGTGGGCGGTTCAGAGAAACTAACCACCTCAACGCACCCCAGTAACTGCTCTTCAAGCAAGACAGGAATATAAGTCAGAGAACGAAAGCTCTGACGAATATCAAGATGCGCAAAGTCTTCCCGGCTCAACTCCTCGGCGCTGAACTGCAGCACAATACGCTCCGTCGCCACAGCGCCCAGGCCTCCTGAATCGAGTGCAATGCCATGCCGATCGGCGGACACCTCACCAACGGCAGTCTTCAACATCCAGATCGATCGCCTCTCGTCGAGCAGATACACCAGAACGGAAGACTCCGGCAGCAGCTTGGAGATGCCGAGCGACAAAAGTCGCGCACGTGGACCGCTCTCCAACTCCGCCAGAAGGGAGATCGAAAATCTTTCAAGCAGAGACGCGCGGGCCGGATCGTTCAACCTAAGTCCTCAGGAAAACCATGTCGAATATTTCGCTAAATCTTATCCTGTCGCGCACCACCGTGTTACGTTTTCTTTTTGTGAGACGAGACCTCCTCCGAACCTCGCACCATTACTCTTCTCCCGTACATGCAACGGAATGCAAGGTGGCTCAAAATCCCAGGATCCAAATGAGCAGCTAGCGTAACAATCCGTCATACCCCGCTACTCCACCTCGAAGGCCACATACTGCAAGACTCCCTGACGTTCCACCTCTAACGCCACCGACTCGCCCGGTTTGAAGTTCGCAAGCTGCTGCCGCAACTCCTCCGAGCTATTTAGCTCCCTACCATTAAGCGAACGGACCACGTCACCCACCTCAAGTGTGGCGAGAGTAGCAGGCTCTCCCGCCAGAACGCCGGCCACGACAACTCCACGCTTCGAGCGCAGTCCAGGCAGCGCCGCAGCGATAAAGTCGTTGAGGTCAATCACAAAGATGCCGAGAGAGGGAATCAGATCCTTCTTTGGATTCGTCAGATCCGACAAGCTATCTACCATCGGCAGCGAATCAACCGGATTTACCGACAGTGTGACCGGCTTGCCCCCGCGTAAAATCTCAACCCGAAGCGGCGCTCCTCGCTGGTGCACATAAAGAAAAGCCGTGTACTTCGGAAACGAGTCGATCGGAACGCCATCGATCTTCTCTACAATATCGCCGGCCTTTATCCCCGCGTTCGCGGCCGGCCCTCCTGCATCCACGTCAGAGAAGATCACCCCATGATCCTGAGGCAGCTTCAAGCCCGCCGCAAGGTCCGGACTGATCGCCTGGGCATGCGCTCCAATCGAAACAGAAGGCACAAATCCGTGCGCCTTCAACTCGTGATAAACAAACCGAACCACAGGTTCAGGGATCGCAAATCCCAGGCCCTCGCTTCCGCCCCCGGAGCTATAAATAAAAGTATTGATCCCAATCAAATGGCCATCGCGATCGATCAGCGGCCCGCCGCTATTGCCCGGATTGATCGGCGCATCGGTCTGCACGTACACCATCGGGCGATCCAGCTCAGGCTGTCTTCCCACCGCACTGATGATCCCCTTGGTGATCGTATGGTCCAGCCCCTGTGGCGATCCAATCGCAATCACCGTCTGTCCTAAACGAACATGAAATGCCTCCGGCAGTGCAATCGCAGGCAGGTCATGCGCTTCAATCTTGATGACCGCAAGATCAGCGTATCGATTCGTGCCGATCAATTTAGCTTCGTACACGCGCTGGGGATTAGCCAATTGCGTGTGCCCTGTTATCAGCTCCACGGTCGTCGGTGCAACGATCACGCGAATCCGCAGCGCACCCGTTACAACGTGGTTGTTGGTGACAATATAGCCATCCGGATCGACGATAACTCCCGACCCGATCACGCGCTGTCGTTGCATCGCCGTCGGATCTTCCTCGTCCTCTTTGCTCTCCGGCTTTCCAAAGCCGGTGACTTCTATCTGCACCACCGAGCGCATCGCGTGTTCGGCAACCTCATCAATCGCCTGGTCGTACTCCCGTAAAATCGCCGTCTTGTCTACGGAAGTACCCGTCGTATCTGGACTCTGGCCAGATGCAGGCAACGATACCAAAAGCAGCAAAAGAGCAGAGACCATCGAGAGTGCGACTTTCATGCAAGACTCCTCTACGCGAGCTGACGTCTACAAATCTACAACTACTGCATACCCCCCAAATCAAGGCCACGTCTTACCCATACAATTTCGCTCTTCCGAAAATGCCAATCTCTGGGGAATCACCGGGCCTTGCCAGACTACTCCGGCAATCCACGTTGAGGCTGAATTACTTCGTATTCCCTTCGCGCGATCTCTATCTCCTCATGGCTCCCTAACCAGCACATTGAGTCAGACATCGATTCTCGGTTAGGATTTGAAGGTAGCTAACGGAGGATGTTGCGATGAGTTCGTCAACTGAGTCGATGTCTTGGGTGGATCGCTGGTGGCCGCTGTTGGTCATTCTCTTTGGAGTGATCTTCGTTATAGTTTTGGTCGGCTTTCACCCGACCAACTAGAAGATGGGTACGGCGTAAGCCGTGCCTCTTTTCCCTTCGCACTCTCTCCAGCCGGACCCAAAGCCCGCAGGCCTCACTGCTATCATGTTCCGGTGTCTGAGCACCCTCTCAACCTGGAAGACTGGAAGCCCGCACGCCTGCCTCAACCCGTCGTGCTGGAGGGTCGATGGGTTCGACTTGAACCGCTCGTAACCGCGCAGCACGGCCAAGCAATCTGGTCGGCCGTCAACGGCCACGACTCTGTCTGGATGTGGCTGGGCGACGGCCCTTACCCACGCGAAGAGGACCTCCTTCAGGCTCTCCGCGCCAAAGAAAACGACAGCGTCTCCCGCTTCTTCGCCATCCTCCCGAAGCAGCCTTCTGGGCAAACCGAAAGTGCCGCCGGCTACGCCAGCCTCATGCGCATCGACGCACCCAACGGCGTCATTGAAGTCGGCAACATCCTCTTCTCTCCGCAACTGCAAAGAACCCGCGCGGCAACCGAGACCATCTATCTTATGGCCCGATACGCCTTCGAGGAGTTGGGCTATCGACGCTACGAGTGGAAGTGCAACGCGCTCAATCTACCATCACGGCGGGCAGCGGAACGCTTCGGATTTACCTTCGAGGGCATCTTCCGTCAACACATGGTAATAAAAAAGCGCAGCCGCGACTCCGCCTGGTACTCCATGCTCGACACGGAGTGGCCCGATCGCAAGCGCGCCTTTGAACGCTGGCTTGATCCCGCAAACTTCAACGCAGACGGACGCCAGATCACCCAGCTGACCACGTTAAGCCGCACCCACAATTAACCAAAAGAATTTCGAATCAACTTACCCAAAAGAACTCTGCAGAGGCAAGGTTGACAGGGTTCTTCAGCCAAAGATGACATCTCGCAAACATGCCCGAGACACCGTAACGGTGGAATCGCTCTATAGTACTCAAACGATGAATCCATCCGTCCATCGGTTCTTGCTTATCTTCAGCATCTGCGCTGCTTGGGTGCTCATCCCATATATTCAACAAAGCGAATCGCCGCGTTCTCCTGAGGAGTCCTTATATCTCGCTGCACGCGCGGCGGTGGAAGGTTCCCCTAGCGTTCGGCAAAGCGCGGTTCACTGATAGGCGCGCCAACCGGCGATGCTTGTTTTGCCGGGAGGAGTGCAAGCAGCGTGACTCCAATCACGGCAAAGATCACAATGTCCTGGGGGCTATCCTTCCTATGCGTCCCGTGCGCCACGGCCTGCGCCGACATGATGGTCATTGTGAACCCATGGGCAAGGCTTGACCACGCCCCATAGGCGATCATTAAGCGATGCTTGGCCGGATGCTTAACGGCCACTAACAGACAGACCCCAAGCGCCGTATTAAGGCTCAGGAACATCGGCATGACGTCACTATGCCCGCTAAGCCATTTTAGGTGCCACAGATTGTCGAACAGGAGATAGCCCCAAAAGCAATAAAGCAAGCCCACCACCACCAACACTACCTGTAAGGCGCGCTCACGTTTCATACCATCCTCCGTTTTGTGCGATGCAAGGTTGTTACCACCGTTTTTACTTCAGATTGTGCGATTGTCAGCTGCGGTGCGTCCGATACTGGAACCCTGCGAGCATCCGCAGTGTGAGCAGAATGCTTCTCCTCCCCGAATAGGCTTGCCACAGGAACTGCAAGGCCCAAGGAGAGGCCCTCGGAACAGAAAATAAAGGATGAATCCAATCAAATTGGGTATGAGGAAAGCGGCAATCACCCAGGCCCAAGCAGGCATTAGACGCCTTTTTGCGTCCCCATAGATATATCCGAGGGCAAGGAAAAAAGCCGCGGTGAAGGCGCCAAACGTCAAGCCAAACCAAAGCGCTTCTGGCATGGTACTGAGAAATCCTTTGGAAGCAAGTAAGGAACGGCCCTGGCTGGAAGCAAAATAGACTACCCACATCGGGATCGCCAGTCCTGCGATGACCATTGCAGACCTGGGTAGAACATTCCGTCTTGCGGTTTCCAACAAGACAGCCGCAACTACAAGGCCGACCAAGAACGCTACCAAAAGCACCGCCGATTGCTCTGTCATGCAATACCTCTATTCTCACCAGGGGCTGCGAGCAGACATAAGGCCGAGCAAAGAGATGGCAGCAGCCAAAAGATCAGCACGCCTGGCTGGACTTGGGAAGTGTCGAAATGCATTGGGGCCGCCAGGAGCCTAGCCACCTGGTACACGAGTGCCGATCCCACAAATGACATCAAGAGCGCTACAGCGAATGCAGCCCAGATCTTGAATTGCACTTTGTGCTGTCGCATTGTCCCGGTGTGATGCGCAAGAATCTCACGGACCTGGGCATTTGAATCTGGTCCACTCACAAAAGTGAATTCCCGCAACCCCCGAATCGTACGCGCAGTTAGCTCGACGTAGCGCTTGCAGCCATCACAGTCGCGGATGTGGTCACGGATGAGCTGTCTTTCGCCCTCTGAAATCTCTTCTACGAAAGACCTGTCAATAAGCTCGCGAAATCTCTTGTCACTCTCCATGCGAATCACCCTCCTCAAACGCGGATCTCAGTGCTGCAAGACCGCGATAGATTCTGGACGACACCGTTGTAACAGGGGCACCCACGACCTGAGCGATCTCCGGAAGAGACATGTCTTCTTGAAACCTCAGCAGCAAAGCCTCGCGATACAGGGGTGCCAGAATCTGCAGCCGGCCGGCCAGACGCATTGCGTCTTGGCTTCGAGCTGCGGCTTCGAATGGGGAAGGATCGGAGGAGGGTAACAGCAGCACTGCATCGTGATCATCTGGCAAGGAAACTGTCTGTACCGCTTTTCGTTTTTTCCGGAGGTAATCTATTGCCAAATTGCGGGCGATCGCGAATAACCATGGATCAAACCGCTGTCGCCCGTTGTACTGGCTGCCCCGTTGCAGCACGCGAATCCAGGT
The nucleotide sequence above comes from Tunturibacter empetritectus. Encoded proteins:
- a CDS encoding sigma 54-interacting transcriptional regulator, with the protein product MAKIATAEGPHDGLKLLFATSDDAALLDIGQELAPAFFIRMAPDSVALFQSLAEQAPEIVVIDLDTIVPNGTDVFAYIESVRAAAPQILCLAISRTPLRNARQRTKKAGGDEFLLAPVDFPELREYLLEAGARHRERLEANQLRSEIARKSTFCEMIGASEAMQRVYDILRRVAASNSTVMLRGESGTGKELAARAIVSLSPRRNQPIISVNCAALPETLMESELFGHEKGSFTGAHATHPGQIELADGGTLFLDEIGSLSLPLQSKLLRVLQERVVQRIGGKSPRKIDFRLIAATNDDLDQMVKRGQFREDLYYRICVIPVFLPPLRERTGDVPLLLDHYLRMYCTAGDLPQKRFSPEALQVLETSTWPGNVRELENLAQRLALMVDGDLIEVQHLPDKVLYENKAKQDEILVPADGLDLDDELARIEVAYLTAALRRAGTKNGAAALLQISKEKMKYLCRKYQLSQEG
- a CDS encoding HlyD family efflux transporter periplasmic adaptor subunit, which encodes MNLAEAFNAALPDLPARRGRTAHPKLNPALVFRENIEDGNPIIVALIRGTDKIFRFSLEQWRIVELFDGTRAYEDVTKAHAELYNVVYSTDDLKEFAGGLDDADFWYKTPLEKNIALQQKLESSRHQHTHRKSKWGDISHMQFSAWDPDRYFNWIYPYSRWIYSRWFTALTLLLFGFMMTLFIANWSQIGRDTVQFYTFTEKSAGDLAEFWILFLILGFFHESAHGLTCKHYGAEVHAMGFHLIFLTPAFFVDVSEAWVYANRWQRLVTIIAGIWVEMIFCAFATIVWWGTPAGSDAHDLAYKIMLLTGVAVIVVNMNPLIKLDGYYAFSEVIGFSDIKEKSTAYLSGLVRGRIFGLPVEVEYVPRRRRFGYLAYAILSGVYSYSLLYTVIRFSHNVFLKYSPDWAFLPALALGMVIFRSRIRIFLRFAQTVYLDKKDRVRSWITATRLSVAAAVLLVVLFAPVLHETVSARFVLEPSRREVVRTIVPGRVAEVLVAEGQSVAAGEPLVRMQNAQVDAGRTRSQEDFALTGVKRVQAQLTQADLGAVSQEHTRAGVERTIAEEETAQLAPSAPVAGTVMTPHLRDLAGTYLDAGAAIAEIGETEQMRVRMFVVEYAVPRVRNGAKVHLLVDGRFSPAYTRVEDMQPAPEVLAPALEGIKKGKEGDILKYYVADALIPNDGTLHDGMTGTAKIAVRSRSVMGLMGKEVREFFDRKIW
- a CDS encoding efflux RND transporter periplasmic adaptor subunit, with translation MKHLFAVMIATAALLVSLGCAPSKAQLPAAPVQVAHSTETAKSQLTKNVPPPHELVVSGPITLEQQLDIVALRSGVIVMLPVDVDTVVQKGQLLAGLDARQLEADRNTARYKVESLEADLKNWQSELQVRETDMRRAEAMHKEGITTQEAYDHSRYEVAASQFEVERQRGEMLSAKANLQSIDLELEKTRFVAPFKGVVAQRYVRLGQYVTTGDKLFRVMGASPLEVRFTLPGAEAVLLKRGDLVTVSATPEFQQATDATVTHVSPVVDPGSGTIEVTAVLKNRLPGLIPGTVASIRIAR
- a CDS encoding GAF domain-containing protein, giving the protein MNDPARASLLERFSISLLAELESGPRARLLSLGISKLLPESSVLVYLLDERRSIWMLKTAVGEVSADRHGIALDSGGLGAVATERIVLQFSAEELSREDFAHLDIRQSFRSLTYIPVLLEEQLLGCVEVVSFSEPPTEDVLSTIVEMTDCAAVALGAASLYESERSAGLSSVLRLTQLYDIEKVFNATLEMQELLPVICSKVQDLVGASAVNLWMVDQDDLMLIQQAGEDSAAGVGDRQVAGGGIVGDAGETGEAVLLQAEDDALQQRNLRPTDVAATSLMAAPLVKDESLTGVLEVVSYDPEFVFSDDDLFTLTQVAESAAQALHNSSLLQAERKIEILQTLVSVSQEITSTLNLQRVLQAIVNQPQLVIPYERAAIALEQRNRVTVQAISGVTKLDLSSPEAETLNGLLRWVAGLGTEVYVTQHEEEISDPRPETREKFLRYFETTGSRSFYAIPLGDDEGTLGILSFESSDPDFLTTLHFEIIKILASQATLALRNASLYKEVPFIGILEPLIEKRRRFMAIERRRRALILTSCAAVLLALILVPFPMRVVGQAQVSPAQTQYVHAEEDSVVQRVFVHEGDPVQPGTPLLQMTDWGQRASLAAAQAKYNTAMAQMTRALIDNDATVAGQHQLESDYLHEEVTRLSDRLSRTTVHAEIAGVVTTPHVEDLVGKKLSSGDPLVELVSTASVVVDVAVPERDVELLKTGAPTNIKLESFPTATFSGTVSVISPSGKAEDDSHVFFARVAVPNPAGDLRPGMQGLGKIRVGMRPLGYVLFRDSALWMWSKLWSWFSW
- a CDS encoding trypsin-like peptidase domain-containing protein produces the protein MKVALSMVSALLLLLVSLPASGQSPDTTGTSVDKTAILREYDQAIDEVAEHAMRSVVQIEVTGFGKPESKEDEEDPTAMQRQRVIGSGVIVDPDGYIVTNNHVVTGALRIRVIVAPTTVELITGHTQLANPQRVYEAKLIGTNRYADLAVIKIEAHDLPAIALPEAFHVRLGQTVIAIGSPQGLDHTITKGIISAVGRQPELDRPMVYVQTDAPINPGNSGGPLIDRDGHLIGINTFIYSSGGGSEGLGFAIPEPVVRFVYHELKAHGFVPSVSIGAHAQAISPDLAAGLKLPQDHGVIFSDVDAGGPAANAGIKAGDIVEKIDGVPIDSFPKYTAFLYVHQRGAPLRVEILRGGKPVTLSVNPVDSLPMVDSLSDLTNPKKDLIPSLGIFVIDLNDFIAAALPGLRSKRGVVVAGVLAGEPATLATLEVGDVVRSLNGRELNSSEELRQQLANFKPGESVALEVERQGVLQYVAFEVE
- a CDS encoding GNAT family N-acetyltransferase, encoding MSEHPLNLEDWKPARLPQPVVLEGRWVRLEPLVTAQHGQAIWSAVNGHDSVWMWLGDGPYPREEDLLQALRAKENDSVSRFFAILPKQPSGQTESAAGYASLMRIDAPNGVIEVGNILFSPQLQRTRAATETIYLMARYAFEELGYRRYEWKCNALNLPSRRAAERFGFTFEGIFRQHMVIKKRSRDSAWYSMLDTEWPDRKRAFERWLDPANFNADGRQITQLTTLSRTHN
- a CDS encoding DUF6632 domain-containing protein produces the protein MKRERALQVVLVVVGLLYCFWGYLLFDNLWHLKWLSGHSDVMPMFLSLNTALGVCLLVAVKHPAKHRLMIAYGAWSSLAHGFTMTIMSAQAVAHGTHRKDSPQDIVIFAVIGVTLLALLPAKQASPVGAPISEPRFAER
- a CDS encoding zinc ribbon domain-containing protein — encoded protein: MTEQSAVLLVAFLVGLVVAAVLLETARRNVLPRSAMVIAGLAIPMWVVYFASSQGRSLLASKGFLSTMPEALWFGLTFGAFTAAFFLALGYIYGDAKRRLMPAWAWVIAAFLIPNLIGFILYFLFRGPLLGPCSSCGKPIRGGEAFCSHCGCSQGSSIGRTAADNRTI
- a CDS encoding RNA polymerase sigma factor, translating into MLALPMTLNTTAETETAKIARGLRERDMELLADLVERYQHRLVRYMLYLTGRREYAEDLAQETWIRVLQRGSQYNGRQRFDPWLFAIARNLAIDYLRKKRKAVQTVSLPDDHDAVLLLPSSDPSPFEAAARSQDAMRLAGRLQILAPLYREALLLRFQEDMSLPEIAQVVGAPVTTVSSRIYRGLAALRSAFEEGDSHGE